A genomic region of Fodinisporobacter ferrooxydans contains the following coding sequences:
- a CDS encoding glycosyltransferase family 2 protein produces the protein MRKEVAVIICNWNKKDYVLKCIESVKQSTFTNYDLYVVDNASTDGSAQAIRELYKNDVILIENEVNKGGSGGFNTGIKEALKKDYKYLYLLDNDVFIDSEALQELYRYLENHEEVGVVGSKIYVMDQPDLVQEIGARINWKTFDMELNYYRYIDDGTLPEVVECDYVPACSMLVRAGAVKKAGTIDEEYFLYWDDIDWCYRIQLAGYKIVAYAKSKVWHKGGGKGRNDTFGNYFMWRNRVHFFKKYCSQDQLESFYTVLVEDLNKVTFFCNYKGQFSVAKSILLAVRDGLNLVRRKATEDKVFVKETLPNHFRTVFLNKKHIGIIDCNEIQVLRNVVQSILENHEDVDITLIAKNLEREFLKCQFEDFKIVEYTEAKLDSFDILCQTCEHIAAIRNEMSDEVDVYIDKYLHFVSSNDDRILLENYNNIFKMFKNIYFPILSI, from the coding sequence ATGCGAAAAGAAGTCGCAGTTATTATATGCAACTGGAATAAGAAAGACTACGTATTAAAATGTATTGAGTCTGTCAAACAATCCACGTTTACAAATTATGATCTGTATGTGGTGGATAACGCTTCAACAGACGGGTCGGCACAAGCAATCAGAGAATTATATAAAAACGATGTCATTTTAATTGAAAATGAGGTAAATAAGGGTGGTTCCGGCGGTTTCAATACTGGAATTAAAGAGGCATTAAAGAAAGATTACAAATATTTATATCTTTTGGATAATGATGTGTTTATAGACAGTGAGGCTTTACAAGAACTCTATCGATATTTAGAGAATCATGAAGAAGTTGGTGTTGTTGGTTCAAAGATCTATGTAATGGATCAACCTGATTTGGTGCAGGAGATTGGAGCAAGAATTAACTGGAAAACATTTGATATGGAGTTAAATTATTATAGATATATAGACGATGGAACTCTTCCAGAAGTTGTGGAATGTGATTATGTACCTGCTTGTTCCATGCTTGTCCGCGCGGGTGCAGTGAAGAAAGCCGGAACAATCGATGAGGAATATTTTCTGTATTGGGACGACATCGATTGGTGTTATCGGATCCAGTTAGCTGGATATAAAATTGTGGCTTATGCTAAATCAAAGGTTTGGCACAAGGGCGGCGGAAAAGGCAGAAATGATACGTTCGGCAATTATTTTATGTGGAGAAATCGAGTCCATTTCTTTAAAAAATATTGCAGTCAAGATCAATTAGAAAGCTTTTATACAGTTTTAGTTGAGGATTTAAACAAGGTTACTTTTTTTTGCAATTATAAAGGGCAATTTAGTGTGGCGAAGTCTATATTGTTGGCTGTACGAGATGGGCTTAATCTTGTACGGAGGAAAGCTACTGAAGACAAAGTTTTTGTTAAGGAAACTTTGCCGAATCATTTTAGAACAGTTTTTCTTAATAAAAAACATATAGGTATTATAGATTGTAATGAAATTCAGGTTTTGAGAAATGTCGTTCAGTCAATTCTGGAGAACCATGAAGATGTGGATATTACCCTAATTGCAAAAAATCTTGAAAGAGAGTTTCTTAAATGCCAATTTGAGGACTTTAAAATAGTCGAGTATACAGAAGCAAAATTAGATTCATTTGATATACTCTGTCAAACGTGTGAGCATATTGCGGCTATTCGAAATGAAATGTCTGATGAAGTTGATGTATATATCGATAAATATTTGCATTTTGTAAGTTCAAATGATGATAGAATCTTACTTGAAAATTATAACAATATATTTAAGATGTTTAAAAATATTTATTTTCCAATTCTCTCAATCTGA
- a CDS encoding glycosyltransferase family 2 protein, with amino-acid sequence MITPLVSIVILCWNRKEDVLESLRRIRDIEYENIEIIVVDNCSTDGTQIAIEEQFPEVKLIKMFKNIGIEAYNIGFKNAKGKYIVILDDDSFPRRDSIGRMVEKFEEDEKLGVVAFDIRNYYQYDEIINKKIDEIDNNKAIVSNNYIMSFNGAGAGVRSDVFEKVGFYPEEFFLYCNEQDTSFRILDSGYKIQFFYDVVAYHKYSPKNRASWRAPFYYTRNAFWLIWKNYPFYFALRSTIHLMYDCIYHSMEQSTWIYIKAMISAFLYMNQIKGKRKPVQIHIVENLRIPFNLSFTFYK; translated from the coding sequence ATGATAACTCCGCTTGTAAGTATTGTTATATTATGTTGGAATCGAAAAGAGGATGTGCTTGAAAGCCTAAGAAGGATTAGAGACATCGAGTATGAAAATATCGAAATTATTGTTGTAGACAATTGCTCTACTGACGGAACACAAATTGCAATTGAAGAGCAATTTCCTGAGGTAAAATTAATTAAAATGTTTAAAAATATTGGGATTGAGGCTTATAATATTGGATTTAAAAATGCAAAGGGAAAATATATTGTTATACTTGATGATGACTCTTTCCCAAGAAGAGATTCGATTGGGCGAATGGTTGAAAAATTTGAAGAAGATGAAAAATTAGGCGTTGTTGCCTTTGATATCCGAAACTACTATCAATATGATGAAATTATAAATAAGAAAATAGACGAAATAGATAATAATAAAGCTATTGTTTCCAATAATTACATAATGTCATTTAATGGTGCAGGTGCAGGTGTTCGAAGCGATGTTTTTGAAAAAGTAGGTTTTTATCCGGAAGAGTTTTTTCTTTATTGCAATGAGCAAGATACTTCATTTCGTATTCTTGATAGTGGTTATAAGATACAGTTCTTTTATGACGTTGTAGCTTATCATAAATATTCCCCCAAAAATAGAGCTTCTTGGCGGGCACCGTTTTACTATACAAGAAATGCATTCTGGTTAATTTGGAAAAATTATCCTTTTTATTTTGCGCTTAGGAGTACAATTCATCTAATGTATGATTGTATTTACCATTCGATGGAGCAGAGTACATGGATCTATATAAAAGCCATGATTTCAGCGTTTTTGTACATGAACCAAATTAAAGGGAAGAGAAAACCTGTTCAAATACATATTGTAGAAAATTTAAGAATACCATTCAATCTTTCATTTACATTCTATAAATGA
- a CDS encoding polysaccharide deacetylase family protein produces MLTIVMYHYVRELKQSRYPEIKGLELQLFKEQIEYILKHYTVVTMEEVIAAVSDPQMKLPSNALLLTFDDGYMDHYQYVFPILNEKKIQGSFFPPAKVVTEHQVLDVNKIHYILASVLDKTKLAEQILRKIEPYRLEYELLSDNEYIKNYAIANRFDTKEVVFIKRMLQKGLPENLRNIITDELFKTFVYEDELTFSKELYMNLDQIQCMKRNGMFIGSHSYDHYWLDTLSCEEQKQEIDLSMEFLRQIGCDMDNWVMCYPYGAYNESLLQLLKERGCKVGLTTLVAIADLNKDHPLTLPRLDTNDLPKDRNGEMNVWTRKVFF; encoded by the coding sequence ATGTTAACAATCGTCATGTATCATTACGTGCGGGAACTCAAGCAATCCCGTTATCCGGAAATCAAAGGATTAGAATTGCAGCTGTTTAAAGAGCAGATCGAATACATTTTGAAACATTATACAGTTGTAACAATGGAGGAAGTGATTGCTGCAGTTTCCGATCCGCAAATGAAGTTGCCAAGCAACGCATTGTTATTAACATTTGATGACGGATATATGGATCATTACCAGTATGTCTTTCCCATATTAAATGAAAAAAAAATACAGGGCAGCTTTTTTCCTCCTGCAAAAGTTGTGACAGAACATCAGGTTTTGGATGTAAACAAAATCCACTATATTTTAGCCTCTGTTCTTGATAAAACAAAACTAGCAGAACAAATTTTGAGAAAAATCGAACCCTATCGTCTGGAATATGAGCTGTTATCGGATAATGAATACATAAAGAATTATGCAATAGCAAATCGTTTTGATACAAAAGAGGTTGTCTTCATTAAACGGATGTTGCAAAAGGGATTGCCGGAGAACTTGCGCAATATCATTACCGATGAGTTGTTCAAAACGTTTGTTTATGAGGATGAACTGACGTTTTCCAAAGAGTTGTATATGAATCTCGACCAAATTCAGTGTATGAAACGTAATGGCATGTTCATCGGAAGTCACTCCTACGATCATTATTGGCTGGATACATTAAGTTGTGAAGAGCAAAAGCAGGAAATCGATTTGTCCATGGAATTCCTGCGGCAAATCGGCTGTGACATGGATAATTGGGTCATGTGCTATCCATATGGCGCTTATAATGAATCTTTACTGCAACTTTTGAAGGAACGGGGTTGTAAAGTCGGTTTGACGACGCTAGTGGCGATTGCCGATTTAAACAAGGATCATCCTTTAACGTTGCCCCGGTTGGACACGAATGACTTGCCGAAAGACCGGAATGGGGAAATGAATGTATGGACACGGAAGGTATTCTTTTAG